Proteins encoded together in one Campylobacter concisus window:
- a CDS encoding NAD-dependent epimerase — MKILVTGTAGFIGFHLANALVARGDEVVGYDVINDYYDVNLKLARLKTAGFDVSEIDYGKLITSKTHPNLKFIKADLADEKTMKELFEKQKFDVVVNLAAQAGVRYSLINPKAYIDSNITGFMNILECCRHNEIKNLVYASSSSVYGLNENMPFSTHEGVNHPISLYAATKKSNEMMAHTYSHLFNVPTTGLRFFTVYGPWGRPDMALFLFVDAALKDKTIDVFNYGKMKRDFTYVDDIVKGIIKCIDNPAKPNPNWDAKHPDPATSKAPFKVYNIGNNSPVELMDYIKAVEIKIGREIKKNFLPLQAGDVPATFADVSDLVADFDYKPNTKVNDGVAKFVEWYSEFYGIKI, encoded by the coding sequence ATGAAAATTTTAGTAACTGGAACAGCTGGATTTATAGGATTTCACCTTGCAAATGCCCTTGTGGCGCGCGGAGATGAGGTCGTTGGGTATGACGTGATAAATGACTATTACGACGTAAATTTAAAGCTTGCGCGCCTAAAAACGGCTGGCTTTGACGTGAGCGAGATAGATTACGGCAAGCTCATCACATCAAAAACGCATCCAAATTTAAAATTTATAAAAGCTGACCTTGCTGATGAAAAGACGATGAAAGAGCTTTTTGAGAAGCAAAAATTTGACGTAGTGGTAAATTTAGCCGCACAAGCTGGCGTTCGCTACTCGCTTATAAATCCAAAAGCCTATATAGACAGCAACATCACAGGCTTTATGAATATCCTCGAGTGCTGCCGCCACAATGAGATTAAAAATTTAGTCTATGCAAGCTCTAGCTCGGTTTATGGACTAAATGAAAACATGCCATTTTCTACGCACGAGGGGGTCAATCACCCTATAAGCCTCTATGCAGCGACTAAGAAGAGCAACGAGATGATGGCGCACACTTATAGTCACCTATTTAACGTGCCAACGACTGGACTTCGCTTTTTTACGGTTTATGGACCATGGGGACGCCCTGATATGGCGCTATTTTTGTTTGTTGACGCGGCACTTAAAGATAAAACCATCGACGTCTTTAACTACGGCAAGATGAAGCGCGACTTTACCTACGTGGACGACATCGTAAAGGGTATCATCAAGTGTATCGACAACCCTGCTAAGCCAAATCCAAACTGGGACGCAAAGCACCCAGACCCTGCCACCTCAAAAGCGCCGTTTAAGGTCTATAATATCGGTAACAACAGCCCAGTTGAGCTCATGGACTACATCAAAGCAGTTGAGATAAAGATCGGCCGCGAGATCAAGAAAAATTTCCTCCCACTTCAAGCAGGCGACGTGCCAGCGACATTTGCAGACGTGAGCGACCTTGTGGCTGACTTTGACTACAAGCCAAATACAAAAGTAAATGACGGCGTGGCTAAATTTGTCGAGTGGTATAGCGAGTTTTACGGCATAAAAATTTGA
- a CDS encoding 3'-5' exonuclease has translation MAKSYICVFDCETIPDANLIRKIYGIDGSDEDVSVQAMALQKEASGSDFLPVMFHRVVAISAVMADEYGKFLKVSTMEGKNEREIIAKFLKFINDYNPRLVSFNGRGFDLPMLMVRAMRYNLNAVAYYESENKELNKNKWENYRARYSPKFHLDLLDFISDFGSVRGLKLDTLCASLNLPGKYDVHGDQVLELYYAGELDKINEYCESDVLNTYWLFLKFELLQANILQDDYTNHLNVMSEFLVKNCAHRGYSEVFCSAISDELARLNGQLDYEIKVDKEALEFSEFDDVRPISKEELNRDMLGGLLKKASDLKPKEPKSKTLFEEKVPEINLDDE, from the coding sequence ATGGCGAAAAGTTACATCTGCGTCTTTGACTGCGAGACGATACCTGATGCAAATTTGATAAGAAAAATTTACGGCATCGATGGAAGCGACGAAGATGTGAGTGTGCAGGCGATGGCATTGCAAAAAGAGGCTAGTGGTAGCGACTTTTTGCCTGTGATGTTTCATAGAGTGGTCGCGATCTCTGCGGTGATGGCCGATGAGTACGGCAAATTTTTAAAAGTTAGCACGATGGAGGGCAAGAACGAGCGCGAGATCATCGCTAAATTTTTAAAATTTATAAATGATTATAACCCAAGGCTCGTTAGTTTTAATGGCCGTGGCTTTGACCTGCCAATGCTTATGGTGCGTGCGATGCGCTACAACCTAAATGCGGTGGCATATTATGAGAGCGAAAACAAAGAGCTAAATAAAAACAAATGGGAAAATTATAGGGCAAGGTATTCGCCTAAATTTCACCTTGATTTGCTTGATTTTATAAGCGATTTTGGAAGCGTAAGAGGGCTAAAGCTCGATACGCTTTGCGCTAGCTTAAATTTACCTGGCAAATACGACGTGCACGGCGATCAGGTGCTTGAGCTATACTACGCAGGCGAGCTTGATAAGATAAACGAGTACTGCGAAAGCGACGTGCTTAACACATACTGGCTCTTTTTGAAATTTGAGCTTTTGCAGGCAAATATCTTGCAAGATGACTACACAAATCACCTAAACGTGATGAGCGAATTTCTAGTTAAAAACTGCGCTCACAGAGGATACAGCGAGGTCTTTTGCTCTGCGATAAGTGACGAGCTAGCAAGGCTTAACGGACAGCTAGACTACGAGATCAAGGTAGATAAAGAGGCCTTGGAGTTTAGCGAATTTGATGATGTAAGGCCGATTAGCAAAGAGGAGCTAAACCGCGATATGTTGGGCGGTTTGCTTAAAAAAGCAAGCGATCTAAAGCCAAAAGAGCCAAAGAGCAAGACACTTTTTGAAGAGAAAGTGCCTGAGATAAATTTAGACGACGAATAA
- the waaC gene encoding lipopolysaccharide heptosyltransferase I: MQDKNQLKIAIVKLSALGDIVHAAIVLQFIKKHCPNAHITWLVDARFASLLKDHPLIDELVVLPLKESFKKSYKIIKTLGKFDKIIDLQGLFKSAVVAKLLGKEIYGFSRESVKEKIAARLYRHKFKIDYNENIIVRNLSLVGYALNFSFDRDEILKKSPCFEICKKFKNESGKKRVLIAAFASEESKIYDKFKDVIRLLEGCEIYLCYGSESEKTRAEAIISGTSAKLLEKLSIKDMIDFIASCDLVIGNDSGLTHLAWAVNRPSITLFGNRPSHRNAYVTDKNLVVDMGKEIDARSIDKNDFCIREIYPETVANFAKRLLNG; encoded by the coding sequence ATGCAAGATAAAAATCAACTAAAAATAGCCATTGTAAAGCTTTCGGCACTTGGGGACATCGTCCATGCAGCCATCGTGCTTCAGTTTATCAAAAAGCACTGCCCAAATGCTCACATCACATGGCTCGTTGATGCCCGTTTTGCAAGCCTTTTAAAAGACCATCCCCTAATCGACGAACTAGTCGTTTTGCCGCTTAAAGAGAGCTTTAAAAAGAGCTACAAGATCATAAAAACGCTTGGTAAATTTGACAAGATCATCGACCTGCAAGGACTTTTCAAATCAGCCGTCGTCGCAAAACTACTTGGCAAAGAAATTTATGGCTTTAGCAGAGAAAGCGTCAAAGAAAAGATAGCAGCCAGGCTTTATAGGCATAAATTTAAGATCGACTACAACGAAAATATCATAGTTAGAAACCTAAGCCTCGTTGGATATGCCTTAAATTTTAGCTTTGACAGAGATGAAATTTTAAAAAAATCACCCTGCTTTGAAATTTGCAAAAAATTTAAAAATGAAAGCGGTAAAAAACGCGTACTAATTGCTGCCTTTGCAAGCGAAGAGAGCAAAATTTATGACAAATTTAAAGATGTGATCAGACTGCTTGAGGGATGCGAAATTTACCTTTGCTACGGGAGTGAGAGCGAAAAAACAAGGGCTGAGGCGATCATTTCAGGCACTTCTGCAAAACTGCTTGAAAAACTAAGCATAAAAGATATGATAGATTTTATCGCGAGCTGCGATCTAGTAATCGGCAACGATAGCGGTCTAACGCACCTTGCATGGGCTGTAAATAGGCCTTCTATCACGCTTTTTGGCAACCGACCAAGCCACCGCAATGCCTATGTCACAGACAAAAACTTAGTTGTTGATATGGGCAAGGAGATAGATGCTAGAAGCATCGATAAAAACGACTTTTGCATAAGAGAAATTTACCCTGAAACGGTTGCAAATTTTGCAAAAAGGCTGCTAAATGGATAG
- a CDS encoding lipid A biosynthesis lauroyl acyltransferase encodes MDRLYLAGFYTLKFLIFILPSSLQNLLAKFLAFAFMKLKKKRFHIVMTNLDLAFGETKSKEEKLEIAKKCYYNFAKYLGINFILNQNTTKQKILKQVVFKNEHFLLDAIKSGRPIIVTTAHFGQWEIFPLAVAAHFGPSSVLGRKLDSSVMDKILRANRAQFDVELIDKDGGAKDILKALKARRIVGILVDQNTAPKDGIKVQFFGKDVLHTPAASVLAQKTNALIINAFIYQKGENLNEICFEEPIDISTFDKEDAVQKATQMQCSACEEMVRARPEEYFWFHQRFKRFYENEYKC; translated from the coding sequence ATGGATAGGCTCTATCTAGCTGGCTTTTACACATTAAAATTTCTTATATTTATATTGCCTAGCTCACTTCAAAACCTGCTTGCTAAATTTTTAGCATTTGCGTTTATGAAGCTTAAAAAAAAGAGATTTCACATCGTGATGACAAATTTAGACCTTGCATTTGGCGAGACAAAGAGTAAAGAAGAGAAGCTAGAGATCGCCAAAAAATGCTACTACAACTTTGCAAAATACCTTGGCATAAATTTTATCCTCAATCAAAACACGACAAAGCAAAAGATACTTAAGCAAGTTGTTTTTAAAAATGAGCACTTTTTGCTTGATGCGATAAAGTCTGGCAGGCCTATCATCGTCACAACGGCGCACTTTGGGCAGTGGGAGATATTTCCTCTAGCTGTCGCGGCTCATTTTGGGCCATCTTCGGTGCTTGGCAGAAAGCTTGATAGCAGCGTCATGGATAAAATTTTAAGAGCAAACAGAGCGCAGTTTGACGTGGAGCTCATCGACAAAGATGGCGGTGCAAAAGATATCTTAAAAGCGCTGAAAGCTAGGCGAATAGTAGGAATTTTAGTCGATCAAAATACCGCGCCAAAAGATGGCATAAAGGTGCAGTTTTTTGGCAAAGACGTGCTTCATACGCCAGCGGCAAGCGTGCTAGCTCAAAAGACAAATGCCCTTATCATAAACGCATTTATCTACCAAAAAGGTGAAAATTTAAATGAAATTTGCTTTGAAGAGCCAATAGATATAAGCACGTTTGATAAAGAAGATGCCGTGCAAAAAGCGACGCAGATGCAGTGCAGTGCGTGCGAAGAGATGGTTAGAGCAAGGCCAGAAGAGTACTTTTGGTTTCACCAAAGGTTTAAGAGATTTTACGAAAATGAGTATAAATGCTAA
- a CDS encoding glycosyltransferase family 2 protein, whose translation MLSVVILTFNSEKYLKEVLDSAKFADEIIVVDSGSKDSTRQICDGFSNVKFHEQAWLGFGAQKQKGVDLAKNEWVFVLDSDEVITDELKNEIISTLKEPKFMAYNVARLNFFFGKAIKNMGLYPDYTVRLFNKNFAKFDGRAVHEKVVLNDGSQRLGALKNHFLHYAYESIEQFIAKQNRYSSMGAKRNLLKALTSPAWTFFKLYVLKGGFKEGFAGYVIARLYAQYTFWKYIK comes from the coding sequence ATGCTAAGCGTTGTCATTTTGACTTTTAATAGCGAAAAGTACCTAAAAGAGGTGCTAGATAGCGCTAAATTTGCTGATGAGATCATCGTGGTTGATAGCGGTTCAAAAGATAGCACAAGGCAAATTTGTGATGGCTTTAGCAATGTGAAATTTCACGAGCAAGCTTGGCTTGGATTTGGCGCGCAAAAGCAAAAGGGCGTGGATCTAGCCAAAAACGAGTGGGTATTTGTGCTTGATAGCGACGAGGTGATAACAGACGAGCTTAAAAATGAGATCATTAGCACATTAAAAGAGCCTAAATTTATGGCTTATAACGTTGCCAGGCTAAATTTTTTCTTTGGTAAAGCGATAAAAAACATGGGGCTATATCCGGACTACACGGTGAGACTTTTTAATAAAAATTTTGCCAAATTTGATGGCAGAGCTGTGCATGAAAAGGTTGTTTTAAATGACGGCTCACAAAGGCTTGGAGCGCTTAAAAACCACTTCTTGCACTACGCGTATGAGAGCATCGAGCAGTTTATCGCCAAGCAAAATCGCTACTCAAGCATGGGCGCAAAAAGAAATTTACTAAAGGCGCTTACAAGCCCAGCTTGGACATTTTTTAAGCTTTATGTGCTAAAAGGTGGCTTTAAAGAGGGCTTTGCTGGCTACGTTATCGCTAGACTTTACGCCCAGTACACATTTTGGAAATACATAAAATGA
- the rfaQ gene encoding putative lipopolysaccharide heptosyltransferase III has protein sequence MKILVIKFRNIGDVLLTTPLIENLHHYYPDATIDFALNKGTEAMIEGNPYINKIHIYDRQSANSGFFKKLITELKFIRAIKKEKYDMAVQTTTGDRGVIISKYAKIKKIVGFLGKHKAINKLLSVKAKYYENFSHTVDLNLNALRALGFEPVSKKVSVFSDESVEYLNLPKRFVHVHLTSRWMFKCANDESMAELIDYCENELNVKVVLTSDNKENELNKLASVLKICKSEPINLGGKLSLKQTIALSKRSSLFIGVDTAIMHIAAANDVPVIAFFGPSGAFEWGPWDNDLMQNGYTAQNGIQSMGKHIVYQKDWDFVPCDKEGIKEHGIEKTLMDFSDEMPEIKEKINQILKGEK, from the coding sequence ATGAAAATACTTGTGATTAAATTTAGAAACATCGGCGACGTGCTTTTGACAACGCCACTCATTGAAAATTTGCACCACTACTACCCAGATGCAACCATCGACTTTGCCCTAAATAAAGGCACAGAAGCGATGATAGAAGGCAATCCTTATATAAACAAAATCCACATTTACGATAGGCAAAGTGCAAATTCTGGCTTTTTTAAAAAGCTAATTACCGAGCTAAAATTTATAAGAGCGATCAAAAAAGAGAAGTACGATATGGCGGTGCAAACGACCACTGGAGACCGCGGTGTCATCATCTCAAAATACGCCAAGATCAAAAAGATAGTTGGCTTTTTAGGCAAGCATAAGGCGATAAACAAGCTTTTAAGCGTAAAGGCAAAATACTACGAAAATTTCTCTCACACGGTTGATCTAAATTTAAACGCACTAAGAGCTTTGGGCTTTGAGCCGGTTAGTAAAAAAGTGAGCGTTTTTTCAGACGAGAGCGTGGAGTATCTAAATTTACCAAAACGCTTTGTGCACGTGCATCTAACAAGCCGCTGGATGTTTAAATGCGCAAACGACGAGAGCATGGCAGAGCTTATAGACTACTGCGAAAACGAGCTAAATGTAAAAGTCGTGCTAACAAGCGATAACAAAGAAAATGAGCTAAATAAGCTTGCAAGCGTGCTAAAAATTTGCAAAAGCGAGCCTATAAATTTAGGCGGCAAGCTAAGCCTCAAACAAACGATCGCCCTCTCAAAGCGCTCAAGCCTCTTTATCGGCGTTGATACTGCTATCATGCACATAGCTGCAGCAAATGACGTACCAGTGATCGCCTTTTTTGGCCCTAGTGGAGCTTTTGAATGGGGACCTTGGGATAATGACTTGATGCAAAATGGCTACACAGCGCAAAATGGCATCCAAAGCATGGGCAAGCACATCGTCTATCAAAAGGACTGGGACTTTGTGCCTTGCGATAAAGAGGGTATAAAAGAGCACGGCATCGAGAAGACTTTAATGGATTTTAGCGACGAAATGCCAGAGATAAAAGAGAAGATAAACCAAATTTTAAAAGGAGAAAAATAA
- a CDS encoding IS1595 family transposase, translating to MQKVSNEIEIIRQLFGSLSEKDKKTFLKSIKFQDELNKKEPIKREIIHCPHCNSTEFSKNGKVSGFQRFICKECGKTFGTRNQTIFYAVKKDMRVWKQYIQCMIEKYSLRKTAEICGISTRTAFVWRHKILDALQKMQDQVKLDGVIEADETFMSISFKGHHKNFKLTRLAKHRGEPATRRGLSKEQVCISCGVNLGGLSISKVANLGKPNIHSLNIVLGGKIARDSVFVTDSFRAYSKLSYEMGLNHIRIPRNKYKLGSFNIQTINNYHSRLKNMLIHNFKGVSTKYLNNYLVYNNFVNFAKEAKSDKERILLDHIVNTECLSKSINIANRPAVPLPMVS from the coding sequence ATGCAAAAAGTATCTAACGAAATCGAGATAATTAGACAGCTCTTTGGCTCGCTCTCTGAAAAAGATAAAAAGACATTCCTAAAATCAATTAAATTTCAAGATGAATTGAATAAAAAAGAACCTATCAAGCGTGAGATAATTCATTGTCCTCATTGCAACTCAACAGAATTTAGCAAGAACGGTAAAGTTAGCGGATTTCAGCGTTTTATTTGTAAAGAGTGTGGTAAAACTTTTGGAACAAGAAACCAAACCATATTCTATGCAGTTAAAAAGGATATGAGAGTTTGGAAGCAATATATCCAGTGCATGATAGAAAAATACTCTCTGCGAAAAACAGCCGAAATCTGCGGAATATCAACTAGAACTGCCTTTGTATGGCGACATAAAATTCTTGATGCTTTGCAGAAAATGCAAGATCAGGTAAAACTTGATGGTGTTATTGAAGCAGACGAGACATTTATGTCTATAAGCTTTAAAGGACATCATAAGAATTTTAAATTAACACGTTTAGCTAAACACAGAGGTGAACCTGCTACTAGACGTGGATTATCTAAGGAGCAGGTTTGCATAAGTTGTGGTGTAAATTTAGGTGGTTTATCTATATCAAAAGTAGCTAATCTAGGTAAGCCAAATATTCACTCTTTAAATATAGTTCTAGGTGGTAAGATAGCTAGAGATAGCGTGTTTGTTACTGATAGTTTCAGGGCTTATTCTAAACTATCCTATGAAATGGGATTAAACCACATTAGAATACCACGCAATAAGTATAAGCTAGGCTCATTCAATATCCAAACAATCAATAACTACCACTCTCGTTTAAAGAATATGCTAATCCATAACTTTAAAGGTGTATCCACTAAATATCTCAATAACTATCTTGTGTATAATAACTTTGTGAATTTTGCCAAAGAAGCTAAAAGCGATAAAGAGCGAATACTGCTAGACCACATTGTAAATACAGAGTGTCTTAGCAAGTCAATTAATATAGCAAATAGACCTGCCGTGCCGTTACCTATGGTAAGTTAA
- a CDS encoding N-6 DNA methylase, with protein MSEKQQNTLVDFITGKNIKDTPEEREAVQPFLKILHEDYGYPKELIQSHPQYRVKASPSDKRGYPIDIAVFETIKGKKKLKIVVECKKKDRKDGVEQLKDYLKFCEANIGIWFNGDESVYLKKIEKSGNIEFEEIAAFPKHNEKLSEIGKYLRKDLKPTHNLKDIFKEIRGRIVANSTGVNRDEQIAKEMILLILCKIYDERFTGNDEMVRFRASVDESDDEVKERIGELFADIQEKYDDVLSEQDTITFDGKTLKLVIGKLQNICITETDRDSVGDAFEVFIGYSLKGSQGQFFTPKNIVRMMVEIVAPDKKHSIIDPACGSCGFLVESLKYLWHILDKTISNEISRAEEKMALAIKNIRGIEKDSFLTKVGKAYMTILGDGKGGIFCEDSLDLPSHWGELTKNSIKLDGFDISFSNPPFGKDIKVTGKTKLAQYELNFDKKEGNVSTLFLERNMQLLKDGGRLAIILPETYFHAPSTRYVREFLYKHNIEWLIDIPHDTFRPHNNAKCIILIIQKNKKQQRYINMAVAEFAGHDHNGKPIYDTEKNIKDDTLKIIDEIKGVTNEKQYTFQVEAKEVINSDILIPRYFWKSKEAEISNFAREKNLHLISLQELINNECVSFFDGHGSPKGELKGEGEIPYIRVKDIVNWQIYKDPTAMIPLDEYKRLFSFQKRLKQKDILFVRRGSYRIGSVAMVSRNDINVILTREILVLRVNAQKAMDKYGLTAEYLIYALSHILTYKQLENKIFIDTTLPNIADRWKELKIPIPCDISELEKITKKVKEAISKQWGFLNAVNILKTQNDVFYT; from the coding sequence ATGAGCGAAAAACAACAAAATACTTTAGTGGATTTTATAACAGGGAAAAATATAAAAGACACACCAGAGGAGCGAGAAGCCGTTCAGCCATTTCTTAAAATACTTCACGAAGATTACGGTTATCCAAAAGAGCTTATACAATCACACCCACAATATAGAGTAAAAGCAAGTCCATCCGACAAAAGAGGCTATCCTATCGATATTGCCGTATTTGAAACGATAAAAGGCAAGAAAAAGCTTAAAATTGTAGTAGAGTGCAAGAAAAAAGATAGAAAAGATGGCGTCGAGCAGCTCAAAGATTATCTTAAATTTTGTGAAGCAAATATAGGAATTTGGTTTAATGGCGATGAGAGCGTATATCTAAAAAAGATAGAAAAGTCAGGCAATATAGAATTTGAAGAAATTGCCGCCTTTCCAAAACACAATGAAAAACTAAGTGAAATAGGAAAGTATTTAAGAAAAGACTTAAAGCCTACTCATAATTTAAAGGATATTTTCAAAGAAATTAGAGGGCGAATTGTCGCAAACAGCACAGGTGTAAATAGAGATGAGCAAATTGCAAAAGAGATGATACTTTTGATACTTTGTAAAATTTACGACGAGCGTTTTACTGGCAATGATGAGATGGTTAGATTTAGAGCCTCAGTAGATGAAAGTGATGACGAAGTAAAAGAGCGAATAGGTGAGCTATTTGCTGATATTCAAGAAAAATATGATGATGTTTTAAGTGAGCAAGATACCATAACTTTTGACGGAAAAACCTTAAAACTTGTTATAGGAAAACTCCAAAATATTTGTATTACAGAAACCGATAGAGATAGTGTAGGTGACGCTTTTGAAGTTTTTATAGGCTACTCACTTAAAGGCTCTCAAGGGCAATTCTTTACACCTAAAAATATAGTTAGAATGATGGTTGAAATAGTAGCACCTGATAAAAAGCACTCTATCATTGACCCAGCGTGTGGAAGCTGTGGTTTTTTAGTGGAGTCATTAAAGTATCTTTGGCACATTCTTGACAAGACTATTTCAAACGAAATTTCAAGAGCTGAGGAAAAAATGGCTTTAGCCATTAAAAATATAAGAGGTATTGAAAAAGATAGCTTTCTAACAAAAGTAGGTAAAGCCTATATGACAATTTTAGGAGATGGAAAGGGTGGTATTTTTTGTGAGGATAGTCTTGATTTACCAAGCCATTGGGGAGAACTTACAAAAAACTCAATAAAGTTAGATGGCTTTGATATATCCTTTTCAAATCCTCCGTTTGGAAAAGACATAAAAGTAACCGGCAAAACAAAACTTGCTCAGTATGAGCTAAATTTTGATAAAAAAGAGGGCAATGTTTCAACGCTGTTTTTAGAAAGAAATATGCAACTTTTAAAAGATGGAGGTCGTTTAGCTATAATCTTGCCTGAAACATACTTTCACGCACCTAGCACGAGGTATGTTAGAGAATTTTTATACAAACACAACATTGAGTGGCTAATAGATATTCCTCACGATACCTTTAGACCGCATAACAATGCAAAATGTATCATCTTAATAATTCAAAAGAACAAAAAACAGCAAAGATATATAAATATGGCGGTCGCCGAATTTGCAGGACACGACCACAACGGAAAGCCTATTTATGACACAGAAAAGAACATTAAAGATGACACATTAAAAATTATCGACGAAATCAAAGGAGTGACAAACGAAAAACAATACACATTTCAAGTGGAAGCCAAAGAGGTTATCAATAGCGATATTTTAATTCCTAGATATTTTTGGAAAAGCAAAGAAGCTGAAATTTCAAACTTTGCTAGAGAGAAAAATCTACATTTAATATCACTACAAGAATTAATAAATAATGAGTGTGTCAGTTTCTTTGATGGACACGGCTCTCCTAAAGGTGAGCTAAAAGGCGAAGGCGAAATTCCATATATCAGAGTTAAAGACATTGTAAATTGGCAGATTTACAAAGACCCTACTGCAATGATACCGCTTGACGAATATAAAAGACTTTTTTCTTTTCAAAAAAGACTAAAACAAAAAGATATATTGTTTGTAAGACGTGGAAGCTATAGAATAGGCAGTGTAGCTATGGTATCAAGAAATGACATTAATGTAATTTTGACTAGGGAAATTTTGGTTCTTAGAGTAAATGCTCAAAAAGCTATGGATAAATACGGATTAACAGCAGAATATCTGATTTATGCTTTGTCGCACATCTTGACCTATAAACAGCTTGAAAATAAAATTTTCATAGATACTACATTACCAAACATAGCCGATAGGTGGAAAGAGTTAAAAATACCCATACCTTGTGATATTAGCGAATTAGAAAAAATTACTAAAAAAGTTAAAGAAGCCATTTCTAAACAATGGGGCTTTTTAAATGCAGTTAATATTTTAAAAACACAAAATGATGTTTTTTATACTTGA
- a CDS encoding polysaccharide deacetylase family protein — MSVPVLMYHHVLEKSGFIASSVDEFRSHMKFLAENDYKTLSINEFIAYKKGELEVPKKSVCVTFDDGWMDNYIYAYPIVKDFGLKANMFIVTGWIEVAQKAHEISHGTFLNGSHSECKNAAPSRPQDVILNLEQIEKMSDCFSFHSHTHGHFDGYFGQLSLDEEFGLCREFMKKNFGFEDDALCWPRGKYNDEYLSAAKKHGYKAFFTTKRGINKADGNLEEIKRIVTKRDEKWLKKTMFIYQNDFLGSIYAFLRS; from the coding sequence ATGAGCGTACCAGTTTTGATGTATCACCACGTACTTGAAAAGAGTGGTTTTATTGCTAGTAGTGTGGATGAGTTTAGATCGCATATGAAATTTCTAGCCGAAAATGACTATAAAACACTAAGTATAAATGAATTTATCGCATATAAAAAAGGCGAGCTTGAAGTGCCCAAAAAGAGCGTTTGCGTAACATTTGATGATGGCTGGATGGACAACTACATCTATGCCTATCCTATCGTGAAAGACTTTGGACTAAAAGCAAATATGTTTATAGTCACTGGCTGGATAGAGGTAGCACAAAAAGCCCATGAGATAAGTCATGGAACCTTCTTAAATGGCAGCCATAGTGAGTGTAAAAATGCGGCTCCTAGCAGACCACAAGACGTGATCTTAAATTTAGAGCAGATCGAGAAGATGAGCGATTGTTTTAGCTTTCACTCGCATACGCACGGGCATTTTGATGGATATTTTGGGCAGCTTAGCTTGGATGAGGAATTTGGTCTTTGCCGTGAGTTTATGAAGAAAAATTTTGGCTTTGAAGATGACGCACTTTGCTGGCCAAGAGGCAAATATAATGATGAGTATCTAAGTGCTGCTAAAAAGCATGGCTATAAGGCGTTTTTCACGACAAAGCGCGGCATAAATAAGGCCGATGGCAACTTAGAGGAGATAAAACGCATAGTGACAAAGCGCGATGAAAAATGGCTTAAAAAGACTATGTTTATCTATCAAAATGACTTTTTGGGCTCGATATATGCTTTTCTTAGGAGTTAA